A stretch of DNA from Lotus japonicus ecotype B-129 chromosome 4, LjGifu_v1.2:
TGATGTGAGAGAAAGGGAAGTGTCAACCCTCACTAATGAATCCTCAGATCAAATCAGGGAGCTCCAGGGTAAACTTAATAAGGCAGAGGAAGAAGGTGCAGCTCAACTATTGACCTTCAGTGAGAAAATTAATAATCTTCAACATGATTTGGTTTCCCTGCAGAATGAGAAACAGGAGTTAGCACAGCAGTGTGAAAAGCTGAAATTGGAGCTGGATTCCATACACAGCAAGAAGAGTGAAGCTGAAGAGCTACTAAGGGCTAACGTCGATGAGATTAGTCATCTGACACAGGAGAAGTTGGAGCTAAGTGACAAAATAGCACAATTTGAGAAAAGATCAGCAGAGAGAGATTCTGAGTTCTCTGCTCTCCAGGATAAGCTTAAAAAGGCAGAGGAAGAAGGTTCAGCTCAACTAATGGCTTTAAGTGAGCAAATTAGTAATCTTCAACATGATTTGGTTTCCCTGCAGAATGAGAAACAGGAATTAACAGAGCAGTGTGAAAAGCTGAAGTTGGAGCTGGATTCCATACACAACAAGAAGAGTGAAGCTGAAGAGCTACTAAGGGCTAACAGCGATGAGATTAGTCATCTGACACAGGAGAAGTTGGTGCTAAGTGACAAAATAGCACAATTGGAGAAAAGATCAGCAGAGAGAGATTCTGAGTTCTCTGCTCTCCAGGATAAGCTTAAAAAGGCAGAGGAAGAAGGTTCAGCTCAACTAATGGCTTTAAGTGAGCAAATTAGTAATCTTCAACATGATTTGGTTTCCCTGCAGAATGAGAAACAGGAATTAACAGAGCAGTGTGAAAAGCTGAAGTTGGAGCTGGATTCCATACACAGCAAGAAAAGTGAAGCTGAAGAGCTAATAAGGGCTAACGACAATGAGATTAGTCATCTGACACAGGAGAATTTGGAGCTAAATGACAAAATAGCACAATTGGAGCAAAGGTCAGCAGAAAGAGAATCTGAGTTCTCTGCTCTCCAGGATAAACTTAAAAAGGCAGAGGAAGAAGGTTCAGCTCAACTAATGGCCTTAAGTGAGCAAATTAGTAATCTTCAACATGATTTGGTTTCCCTGCAGATTGAGAAACAGGAATTAACAGAGCAGtgtgagaagctgaagttggaGCTGGATTCCCTACACAGCAAGAAAAGCGAAGCTGAAGAGCTACTAAGGGCTAACGGTGATGAGATTAGTCATCTGACACAGGAGAAGTTGGAGCTAAATGACAAAATAGCACAATTGGAGCAAAGATCAGCAGAAAGAGAATCTGAGTTCTCTGCTCTCCAGGATAAACTTAAAAAGGCAGAGGAAGAAGGTTCAGCTCAACTGATGGCCTTAAGTGAGCAAATTAGTAATCTTCAACATGATTTGGTTTCCCTGCAGAATGAGAAACAGGAGTTAACAGAGCAGTGTGAAAAGGTGAAGTTGGAGCTGGATTCCATACACAGCAAGAAAAGCGAAGCTGAAGAGCTACTAAGGGCTAATGGCGATGAGATTAGTCATCTGACACAGGAGAAGTTGGAGCTAAATGACAAAATAGCACAATTGGAGCAAAGATCAGCAGAAAGAGAATTTGAGTTCTCTGCTCTCCAGGGCAAGCTTAATAAGGCAGAGGAAGAAGGTTCAGCCCAACTAATGGCCTTCAGTGAGCAAATTAATAACCTTCAACATGATTTGGTTTCCCTGCAGAATGAGAAACAAGAATTAACAGAGCAGTGTGAAAAGCTAAATTTGGAGCTGGATTCCATACACAGCCAGAAGAGTGGAGTTGAAGAGCAAATAAGAGTTAAAGACCATGAGAACAGTGATCTGAGAGAGGAAAATTTGGGATTTCGGGAAACAATTACTGCACTGGAGAAAACACTAGCAGAGAAAGAGGCAGAGTTGTCCACTCTACAGGAAAGGCTTCTtgaaaaggagaatgaggcttcAGGGCAAGTAATTGCCTTCACCAACCAAGTTAATAGCCTGCAGTCAGACTTGCTTTCCTTGCAGAAGACGAAAGAGGAATTGGAGCTCCACTGTGAAAAAATCAGAGAAGAACATACTGAAAGCCTCGTGGTGGTAGAGAGAGAAAAGAATGACTTAGCAAGCAAAACTGTGGATCATCAGAGAGTATTGGATGAACGAGAAGATGCATATCAGAAGTTGAATGAAGAATATAAACAAATTGATAGTTGGTTGAAAGAATGCCAACTCAAACTTGAAGTTGCAGAGAAAAAGATTGAAGATAT
This window harbors:
- the LOC130714736 gene encoding COP1-interactive protein 1-like; amino-acid sequence: MVKHDLRKSIKSFFGSHIDPDKEEQLQEAKTDIEDKVKKILKLVKDDNVEEDKEPLVELIEDFHNQYQSLYARYDHLTGELKKRIKGKRESGSSSSSSDSDSDSSKDKDSKNGLPENDFQKIIDGVKQELEMARAEVAEINQKLIVTHEEKEDLNSKYVAALSKIQEADKINMDLKTDAEALGIQTSKLLDENAELKKQLDIAGKVEAELSQSLEDLKIEKGSLTMEKETATQQIDEEKKITDSLRILIDQLKDDKLELGKEFQAVTDELSVVKQHLENAEQKIANVSHNLKITEEENESLKVKLSQASDEVQLAHKKIQESEAELCQLKEKHDVREREVSTLTNESSDQIRELQGKLNKAEEEGAAQLLTFSEKINNLQHDLVSLQNEKQELAQQCEKLKLELDSIHSKKSEAEELLRANVDEISHLTQEKLELSDKIAQFEKRSAERDSEFSALQDKLKKAEEEGSAQLMALSEQISNLQHDLVSLQNEKQELTEQCEKLKLELDSIHNKKSEAEELLRANSDEISHLTQEKLVLSDKIAQLEKRSAERDSEFSALQDKLKKAEEEGSAQLMALSEQISNLQHDLVSLQNEKQELTEQCEKLKLELDSIHSKKSEAEELIRANDNEISHLTQENLELNDKIAQLEQRSAERESEFSALQDKLKKAEEEGSAQLMALSEQISNLQHDLVSLQIEKQELTEQCEKLKLELDSLHSKKSEAEELLRANGDEISHLTQEKLELNDKIAQLEQRSAERESEFSALQDKLKKAEEEGSAQLMALSEQISNLQHDLVSLQNEKQELTEQCEKVKLELDSIHSKKSEAEELLRANGDEISHLTQEKLELNDKIAQLEQRSAEREFEFSALQGKLNKAEEEGSAQLMAFSEQINNLQHDLVSLQNEKQELTEQCEKLNLELDSIHSQKSGVEEQIRVKDHENSDLREENLGFRETITALEKTLAEKEAELSTLQERLLEKENEASGQVIAFTNQVNSLQSDLLSLQKTKEELELHCEKIREEHTESLVVVEREKNDLASKTVDHQRVLDEREDAYQKLNEEYKQIDSWLKECQLKLEVAEKKIEDMTEEFHQGIGLKDQMVADLEHTIEDLKRDLEDKGDEISSLFENVRMIEVKLRLSNQKLRVTEQLLSEKEESFRKAEEKFQQDQRALEDRIAILSATIHANNKAFHETVTDVKEYLHSLITGIDTLSFKLSDNCKDYENCISNISHELQVTKDRVLEMNKEKEQLKEDKKRLLEELRGEKEKELTLRAVVEKLESKASKEEAEKVNLTTTVVQLNKTVGELQKMMKEKEDGMLDLGEEKREAIRQLCLWIDYHRGRYDYLKDIISKTRSGQRAA